Proteins from one Natrinema salinisoli genomic window:
- a CDS encoding potassium channel family protein, producing MDPLEGETSSVPIEYEPVSVKDVLVEMKDTAELLIDLSYSAVLHQSEQLATEVLRLEERMDVLEMRARMSLLMAARKPADAEQLAPVLGIVGAADGISDAAGDIAKIVLEDMGLPEAMRTALPDAAEALLRGVVAADSSYAGRTLEDIDLESETGVRVIALRRGKRQTASDEPSGSAGAGDDDWLLNPGPTTRIEADDVALLRGPEAAIGDVCEELTGEVYEAPTAETPDIDDLERAVDTIIHMKDFSELAVDLAYSSVLFDSEELAEEVRNLEVEVDAMQSRFEAWTLRAAADATDPVVLRGLIQLGSCTERISDAAIEISEGVLRDIDVHPVVQIAVQESDEIITRVAVDEGSDLDGTAVTAGVPDAESTMSVIAIRRPGEGWLLVADADAELRGGDVLISKGTRTAAAAFRDLASA from the coding sequence TGGTCGAGATGAAAGACACCGCCGAGCTGTTGATCGACCTCTCGTACTCGGCCGTCCTCCACCAGAGCGAGCAGCTCGCGACGGAGGTGCTTCGCCTGGAAGAGCGGATGGACGTCCTCGAGATGCGGGCGCGGATGAGCCTCCTGATGGCGGCTCGGAAGCCGGCCGACGCGGAACAGCTCGCGCCGGTGCTGGGGATCGTCGGGGCCGCCGACGGGATCAGCGACGCCGCCGGCGACATCGCGAAGATCGTCCTCGAAGACATGGGCCTCCCCGAGGCCATGCGTACCGCCCTCCCCGACGCCGCCGAGGCGCTCCTCCGGGGCGTCGTCGCGGCCGACTCGTCGTACGCCGGTCGAACGCTCGAGGACATCGACCTCGAGTCCGAGACGGGCGTGCGCGTGATCGCGCTCCGGCGTGGCAAGCGTCAGACGGCGTCTGACGAGCCATCCGGCTCCGCCGGAGCCGGAGACGACGACTGGCTGCTCAACCCCGGGCCGACGACCCGAATCGAGGCCGACGACGTCGCGCTGCTCCGCGGGCCGGAGGCGGCGATCGGCGACGTCTGCGAGGAACTGACCGGCGAGGTCTACGAGGCGCCGACCGCCGAAACGCCCGATATCGACGACCTCGAACGCGCCGTGGACACGATCATCCACATGAAGGACTTCTCCGAGCTGGCGGTCGATCTGGCCTACAGCAGCGTGCTGTTCGACAGCGAGGAACTCGCCGAGGAAGTCCGCAACCTCGAGGTCGAGGTCGATGCGATGCAATCGCGCTTCGAGGCCTGGACGCTCCGGGCGGCCGCCGACGCTACGGATCCGGTCGTCCTCCGCGGACTGATCCAGCTGGGGAGCTGTACGGAGCGGATCAGCGACGCCGCGATCGAGATCAGCGAGGGCGTCCTCCGGGATATCGACGTCCACCCGGTCGTCCAGATCGCGGTGCAGGAGAGCGACGAGATCATCACTCGCGTCGCGGTCGACGAGGGGAGCGACCTCGACGGGACCGCGGTGACCGCGGGCGTTCCCGACGCCGAATCGACGATGTCGGTGATCGCCATCCGCCGGCCCGGCGAGGGGTGGCTGCTGGTCGCCGACGCCGACGCGGAGTTACGCGGCGGCGACGTGCTCATTTCGAAGGGGACCCGGACGGCTGCGGCGGCGTTTCGGGACCTCGCGTCCGCGTAG
- a CDS encoding magnesium transporter — protein sequence MASAGPDESLGTWSIRHIVGTMFPLLLVLSVLEMGSGYILEELEETYLANPTLLVLVPVMIGMGGNLGAILSSRLSTRLHLGLLEFDPRDEVLWTNILAILGLAATIFSTLGVAAWAVGQVIAEPMALSDLVLISIVSGMLLAVIAIVLSLVATYVSYTRGLDPDDTTIPVVTNVCDILGVIVLSGVAIVVLN from the coding sequence ATGGCGTCGGCAGGTCCCGACGAGTCGCTCGGCACCTGGTCGATCCGCCACATCGTCGGCACGATGTTTCCACTCTTGCTCGTCCTCTCCGTCCTCGAGATGGGGTCGGGTTACATCCTCGAAGAACTCGAGGAGACCTACCTCGCGAACCCGACGCTGCTCGTCCTCGTTCCCGTGATGATCGGGATGGGCGGCAATCTCGGCGCGATCCTCTCCTCGCGGCTCTCGACGCGGCTGCATCTGGGCCTGCTCGAGTTCGATCCCCGCGACGAGGTGCTCTGGACGAATATACTGGCGATCTTGGGGCTCGCAGCGACGATCTTCTCGACGCTGGGCGTCGCCGCCTGGGCCGTCGGACAGGTCATCGCCGAACCGATGGCACTGAGCGATCTCGTGCTCATCTCGATCGTCAGCGGCATGCTGCTGGCCGTGATCGCGATCGTCCTCAGTCTCGTCGCGACCTACGTTTCCTACACGCGGGGACTGGATCCCGACGACACGACGATCCCGGTCGTCACGAACGTCTGTGACATCCTCGGCGTGATCGTCCTCTCGGGGGTCGCGATCGTCGTGTTGAACTGA
- a CDS encoding magnesium transporter produces the protein MEARQDAWRIYRESLPILVVSLAGGIFAGSVLGSAGMTEGFERFPGLLLLLPAFLATRGNVYGAMGARISSGLHQGMIDPSFSWDRRLVNAVAASFVNGIGISVIIAILSWGILTALGRESARLVELLGIMLIAGVLTSITLIFGLLALVFVGYKHGLDPDNLIGPIVTTLGDVFGVVFLFVAITVVGGIF, from the coding sequence ATGGAGGCTCGCCAAGACGCGTGGCGGATCTACCGCGAGTCGCTGCCGATTCTCGTGGTCAGTCTCGCCGGCGGGATCTTCGCAGGCTCGGTCCTCGGATCCGCGGGGATGACCGAGGGGTTCGAGCGATTTCCCGGACTACTGCTGTTGCTCCCCGCCTTCCTCGCGACGCGAGGGAACGTCTACGGCGCGATGGGAGCGCGCATCTCGAGCGGGCTCCATCAGGGGATGATCGATCCGTCGTTCTCGTGGGATCGACGGCTCGTCAACGCCGTCGCCGCCTCGTTCGTGAACGGGATCGGTATCTCGGTGATCATCGCGATCCTGTCGTGGGGAATTCTGACGGCTCTCGGTCGCGAATCGGCCAGACTCGTCGAACTCCTCGGGATCATGCTGATCGCCGGCGTCCTGACCTCGATCACGTTGATCTTCGGGCTGCTCGCGCTGGTGTTCGTGGGCTACAAGCACGGGCTCGATCCGGACAACCTGATCGGACCGATCGTCACGACGCTGGGTGACGTCTTCGGCGTCGTCTTCCTCTTCGTCGCGATCACCGTCGTCGGGGGGATCTTCTGA
- the crcB gene encoding fluoride efflux transporter CrcB, with translation MSVPLEGLETGLLLARAAVTVDPEPAHVVGTGGAIGAILRYWVSQRLSRRTVSDRFPLGTVAVNVVGSFVFGLAVFAGAGESTIQLVGTGICGSFTTFSSFSVETLRLYERGDRALAVANAAINLAGSLAAIGLAWGLVTVSPV, from the coding sequence ATGAGCGTACCGCTCGAGGGACTCGAAACCGGCTTACTGCTCGCTCGAGCGGCCGTCACCGTCGATCCCGAACCGGCCCACGTCGTCGGCACCGGCGGCGCGATCGGCGCGATCCTCAGATACTGGGTTTCCCAGCGGCTCTCCCGACGGACCGTAAGCGACCGGTTCCCGCTCGGGACAGTCGCGGTCAACGTCGTCGGTAGTTTCGTCTTCGGCCTCGCGGTCTTCGCCGGCGCGGGCGAGTCGACGATCCAACTCGTCGGAACGGGAATCTGTGGCTCGTTCACGACGTTTTCTTCCTTTTCGGTCGAGACGCTCCGGCTGTACGAACGCGGCGACCGAGCCCTCGCGGTCGCCAACGCCGCGATCAACCTCGCCGGTTCGCTCGCCGCAATCGGGCTCGCATGGGGGCTCGTCACGGTCAGCCCCGTCTGA
- a CDS encoding CrcB family protein, whose protein sequence is MTDAHPLVRLETLALIAVGGFAGSNLRSFAMGVLPDVPSIVLVNAVGSAVLAFVVYEAEYTGHLGSRTRLVFTTGFLSSLTTYSTFALQTALAATPLAIGGIVAANYGLGLVGVLAGRALARRVDGPRPAGGETA, encoded by the coding sequence ATGACAGACGCTCACCCACTCGTCCGACTCGAGACGCTCGCGCTGATCGCCGTCGGCGGCTTCGCCGGATCGAACCTCCGGTCGTTCGCGATGGGGGTGCTCCCGGACGTGCCCTCGATCGTCCTCGTCAACGCGGTCGGGAGCGCCGTCCTCGCCTTCGTCGTCTACGAGGCCGAGTACACGGGTCACCTCGGATCACGGACCCGACTCGTCTTCACGACGGGCTTTCTCTCCTCGCTGACGACCTACAGCACGTTCGCGCTGCAGACCGCGCTCGCAGCGACACCGCTCGCCATCGGCGGCATCGTCGCCGCGAACTACGGACTCGGACTCGTCGGCGTGCTCGCGGGCCGAGCGCTCGCACGTCGAGTCGACGGTCCTCGTCCCGCCGGCGGTGAGACCGCATGA
- a CDS encoding cation diffusion facilitator family transporter has translation MSEDVAADGGRSAFARASWANVLGNVVKIVVEGAAGYAFGSVALLADAAHSVADLVASVVVLVWGRSAFDEPDDTHPHGHTRIEPLTALFVGAVIALLGLNLLYRSVEGLVAGPDIEFSVLLLAALAFSIADMYLVYWYTVEINESLQSTALAALAKDCLNDIYTSVAAIAGVLGVLVDVPMLDPIAGGFVSILVVYQGVEIGRENVDYLIGAAPGPEKRAEITDCLRRHAAVEGVHDLTVFYDGTVLEVEVHVEVDGDMPFRDAHDIESDLVDRLRGLENVGDAHVHLDPSGIGEWKESADDR, from the coding sequence ATGTCCGAAGACGTTGCCGCGGACGGCGGCCGGAGCGCGTTCGCGAGAGCGTCCTGGGCGAACGTGCTGGGCAACGTCGTGAAGATCGTCGTCGAAGGTGCGGCGGGCTACGCCTTCGGGAGCGTCGCCCTGCTCGCGGACGCGGCGCATTCGGTCGCGGATCTCGTCGCGAGCGTCGTCGTCCTCGTCTGGGGGCGGAGCGCGTTCGACGAACCCGACGACACGCACCCCCACGGCCACACCCGAATCGAGCCGCTGACGGCGCTGTTCGTCGGCGCAGTGATCGCACTGCTCGGATTGAATCTGCTCTACCGGTCCGTCGAGGGGCTCGTCGCCGGACCCGACATCGAGTTCAGCGTCCTGTTGCTCGCGGCGCTCGCGTTCTCCATTGCCGATATGTATCTGGTCTACTGGTACACGGTCGAGATCAACGAATCCCTGCAGTCGACGGCGCTCGCGGCGCTCGCGAAAGACTGCCTGAACGACATCTACACCTCCGTCGCCGCTATCGCGGGCGTCCTCGGCGTACTGGTCGACGTCCCGATGCTCGATCCCATCGCCGGCGGTTTCGTCAGCATCCTGGTCGTCTATCAGGGCGTCGAGATCGGCCGGGAAAACGTCGACTACCTCATCGGAGCGGCACCCGGCCCGGAGAAACGCGCCGAGATCACCGACTGTCTGCGGCGGCACGCGGCCGTCGAGGGCGTCCACGACCTGACAGTCTTCTACGACGGCACCGTCCTTGAGGTCGAGGTTCACGTCGAAGTCGACGGCGATATGCCGTTTCGAGACGCCCACGACATCGAGTCGGACCTGGTCGACCGCCTGCGGGGGCTCGAGAACGTGGGGGACGCACACGTCCACCTCGATCCCTCGGGGATCGGCGAGTGGAAGGAGTCGGCCGACGATCGCTGA
- a CDS encoding sensor histidine kinase, translated as MSLDASDQVRPFPSVSWLQRAHSPRLVSGFGALSVAFLAAWGIAFAAVIGLTGFLLSIVTIGGPALGLIWGGYRLEHSEIEANRYGRVLQWFAGGAVGFLSLNLLTMVFFPWHDLAGNVFWAHSSINTGAVGGFTVGYVEARAIQREVEATAATVRAERLEDERELLTYLNDLLRHEVLNSSQIIGGHASLLRSECDDDGARDRLETIERESDDLIDVITDVRAMLDANRGPEPHSVVDLTALLTEEIDTVRARSDDVELEVDLPETALVRGNKGLTWIFSNLLENAIEHNDGGTARVRVTVDTTPETVTVRVADDGPGIPEDVRETLFERKSNNHGLGLYLSHILADRYGGSVELAETGPDGSVFVVTLPHATSAADAATRD; from the coding sequence ATGAGCCTCGACGCGTCGGACCAGGTCCGCCCCTTCCCGTCCGTTTCGTGGCTCCAGCGGGCACACAGCCCCCGGCTCGTAAGCGGGTTCGGTGCCCTCTCCGTTGCGTTCCTCGCCGCCTGGGGGATCGCGTTCGCGGCGGTAATCGGGCTCACCGGCTTCCTGCTCAGTATCGTCACGATCGGCGGACCCGCGCTGGGTCTGATCTGGGGCGGGTACCGACTCGAGCACAGCGAGATCGAGGCCAACCGGTACGGACGAGTGCTCCAGTGGTTCGCGGGCGGTGCGGTCGGGTTCCTGTCGCTCAACCTCCTGACGATGGTTTTCTTCCCCTGGCACGATCTGGCGGGGAACGTCTTCTGGGCGCACTCCTCGATCAATACGGGCGCTGTCGGCGGGTTCACCGTCGGCTACGTCGAAGCGAGAGCCATCCAGCGCGAGGTCGAGGCGACGGCCGCCACCGTCCGCGCCGAACGACTCGAGGACGAGCGCGAACTGCTCACCTACCTGAACGACCTCCTGCGACACGAGGTGTTGAACTCCTCCCAGATCATCGGCGGTCACGCGTCGCTGCTCCGGTCGGAGTGCGACGACGACGGTGCTCGCGACCGGCTCGAGACGATCGAACGCGAGAGCGACGACCTCATCGACGTGATCACGGACGTGCGGGCGATGCTCGACGCGAATCGGGGGCCCGAACCCCACTCCGTCGTCGATCTCACCGCCTTGCTGACGGAGGAAATCGATACCGTCCGCGCCCGGTCCGACGACGTCGAGCTCGAGGTCGACCTCCCGGAGACGGCACTCGTCAGGGGGAACAAGGGATTGACGTGGATCTTTTCGAATCTCCTCGAGAACGCGATCGAGCACAACGACGGCGGGACGGCGCGCGTTCGGGTGACCGTCGACACGACGCCCGAAACGGTCACCGTCAGGGTGGCCGACGACGGGCCGGGGATCCCCGAGGACGTCAGAGAGACGCTGTTCGAGCGCAAGTCGAACAATCACGGCCTCGGACTCTACCTCTCGCACATCCTGGCGGACAGGTACGGCGGCAGCGTCGAACTGGCCGAAACCGGCCCGGACGGCAGCGTTTTCGTCGTCACGCTGCCGCACGCGACGTCTGCGGCCGACGCCGCGACGCGCGACTGA
- a CDS encoding MBL fold metallo-hydrolase, producing the protein MGIGDVREVTTGDCSDLYCLDTGMYDTSEYGAVYILDDDRPAVVDTGIGTNYDRLREALAAVGVGLDDLEVIALTHVHLDHAGGAGFLAADCPNAEVYVPALGADHVVDPSRLVAGTKNAVGDQWTHYVEPEPVPEERVVAIEDGDVIDLGTHELRVHAAPGHAPHQVVFEDPANDAVFVADAAGIWVPETEAIRETSPPSNFDLEQCLADLETLAEIDPDVFCYPHFGPRSVGDNVEGALAAYATVLEEWVDAVAEKRAELDDDEAVVEHFAEVTEMSDVWGEEKSSAEAKLNTRGVLGYLDHRE; encoded by the coding sequence ATGGGAATCGGAGACGTCCGCGAAGTCACGACCGGCGACTGTTCGGATCTCTACTGCCTCGATACGGGAATGTACGACACGAGCGAGTACGGAGCCGTCTATATCCTCGACGACGACCGCCCCGCCGTCGTCGACACCGGGATCGGAACCAACTACGACCGCCTCCGGGAGGCGCTCGCGGCGGTCGGGGTCGGGCTGGACGACCTCGAGGTCATCGCGCTCACGCACGTCCACCTCGATCACGCCGGTGGGGCTGGTTTCCTCGCCGCCGACTGTCCGAACGCCGAGGTCTACGTCCCCGCGCTCGGAGCCGATCACGTGGTCGATCCCTCGCGGCTGGTCGCGGGGACGAAAAACGCCGTCGGCGACCAGTGGACCCACTACGTCGAACCGGAACCCGTCCCCGAGGAGCGGGTCGTCGCGATCGAGGACGGCGACGTCATCGATCTCGGAACGCACGAACTGCGCGTCCACGCGGCTCCCGGTCACGCACCCCATCAGGTGGTCTTCGAGGATCCCGCGAACGACGCGGTCTTCGTCGCCGACGCCGCCGGCATCTGGGTCCCCGAAACCGAGGCGATCAGGGAGACGTCACCGCCGTCGAACTTCGACCTCGAGCAGTGCCTCGCGGACCTCGAGACGCTGGCCGAGATCGATCCGGACGTGTTCTGCTATCCGCACTTCGGGCCGCGCTCCGTCGGGGACAACGTCGAGGGGGCGCTCGCGGCGTACGCGACGGTCCTCGAGGAGTGGGTCGACGCCGTCGCGGAGAAACGAGCGGAACTCGATGACGACGAGGCGGTCGTCGAACACTTCGCCGAGGTCACCGAGATGAGTGACGTCTGGGGCGAGGAGAAATCGAGCGCGGAGGCGAAGTTAAATACGCGCGGCGTGCTCGGCTATCTCGACCACCGGGAGTGA